The Enterococcus rotai genome includes a window with the following:
- a CDS encoding ABC transporter permease, translated as MNLAVNDLSLLFAGMLVIVALLISYKEKLGFTKDIIISVCRAIIQLVLVGYLLKYVFQLDNVILTIVMAGIIIVNAALNAGKRSNHLKNGFWISLLAISCSTGVTIGVLVLSGAIRFIPSQIIPISGMIASNSMIAIGLCYRNMDSLFHDQRQAVLEKLALGADIKLASRSIVRASIRTGMAPTIDSAKTVGIVSLPGMMSGLIFAGVDPVHAIKYQIMVTFMLLSATSIGSVIATYLAYKEYYNERKQLIL; from the coding sequence ATGAACTTAGCCGTGAATGATTTGTCGCTTTTATTTGCTGGAATGCTAGTGATAGTAGCATTACTGATCAGTTATAAAGAAAAATTAGGTTTTACCAAGGATATCATTATTAGTGTGTGTCGAGCGATCATTCAACTTGTTTTAGTTGGGTATCTCCTTAAATATGTTTTTCAACTAGATAATGTGATTTTGACCATCGTCATGGCTGGGATCATTATTGTTAATGCCGCGTTAAATGCGGGGAAACGTAGCAATCATTTGAAAAATGGTTTTTGGATTTCATTATTAGCGATTTCTTGTAGTACGGGAGTGACGATCGGTGTCTTAGTTTTATCAGGTGCAATTCGTTTTATTCCTTCGCAAATCATTCCCATCAGTGGGATGATTGCAAGTAATTCAATGATTGCGATTGGCTTATGTTATCGAAATATGGATAGTTTGTTCCATGATCAAAGGCAAGCTGTGCTTGAAAAATTGGCGTTAGGTGCAGATATTAAGTTAGCTTCTCGTTCAATTGTTAGAGCAAGTATCCGAACGGGGATGGCACCGACGATTGATTCCGCCAAAACAGTTGGTATCGTTAGTTTACCTGGGATGATGTCTGGACTGATTTTTGCTGGAGTCGATCCAGTACATGCAATCAAGTATCAGATTATGGTAACGTTTATGCTACTTTCGGCAACTAGTATTGGCTCGGTTATTGCAACTTATTTAGCTTATAAAGAATATTATAATGAGCGCAAACAATTGATTCTTTAA
- a CDS encoding DNA alkylation repair protein has product MTLEEELKEIANVPNGFKPMEHLADSLEKERTEKELEELAFTLYASEIYQIRMVAVFLFGKRASNNREVLNFLKKNVSKDDNWRVQEILGMAFDHFCKEIGYEEALVTIKEWLNFENSNTRRAVSEGLRIWTSRPYFKDNPDSAIRLLSTLKNDDSEYVRKSCGNALRDISKKYPEKIMDELSLWQGSKEELQIEKIIFKNKNLGHFLNNNQKE; this is encoded by the coding sequence ATGACGTTAGAAGAAGAGTTGAAAGAAATAGCCAACGTTCCTAATGGATTTAAACCAATGGAACACTTAGCCGATTCACTTGAAAAAGAGCGGACAGAAAAGGAATTAGAGGAGCTAGCATTTACGTTATATGCATCTGAAATTTATCAAATACGAATGGTTGCTGTTTTTCTGTTTGGAAAGCGTGCATCAAACAATCGTGAGGTATTAAATTTCTTGAAAAAGAATGTCTCAAAAGATGACAATTGGCGAGTGCAAGAAATTTTAGGGATGGCATTTGATCATTTTTGTAAAGAAATAGGCTATGAAGAAGCGCTAGTGACGATAAAAGAATGGTTAAACTTTGAAAATAGTAATACTAGAAGAGCTGTTTCAGAAGGGTTAAGAATTTGGACGAGCCGTCCTTATTTTAAAGATAATCCTGATAGTGCTATCCGTTTGCTGTCAACACTTAAAAATGACGACAGTGAATACGTCAGAAAATCATGCGGAAATGCGCTAAGGGATATCAGTAAAAAATATCCTGAAAAAATTATGGATGAATTATCGTTATGGCAAGGTAGTAAGGAAGAGCTTCAAATAGAAAAAATTATTTTTAAAAATAAGAATTTAGGACATTTTCTTAATAACAATCAAAAGGAATGA
- a CDS encoding glycoside hydrolase family 1 protein yields the protein MQRTFKEDFWWGAATSGPQSEGRFNKKHANMFDYWYEIEPTDFYDQVGPDVTSNFYNSYKEDIALMKEIGLNSVRTSIQWTRLIDDFETGTVNEEAVRFYNDVIDEFIAAGIRPVMNLHHFDLPVELYHKYGGWESKHVVDLYVKFAERCFELFGDRVKDWFTHNEPIVVVEGEYLHQFHYPKIVDGKKAVQVAYNLNLASAKVIQAFRKMGLQNDGGRIGIILNLTPTYPASDSPEDLAAANSAELFNNRMFLDTAVHGEFPQELVELFRKDGVLWESTPEELALIKENTIDVLGVNFYHPNRVKAPDIAPNSVGAWLPNRYFDEYNMPGRRMNIDRGWEIYPKALYDIAINIRDNYKNIPWFVSENGMGISGEERFMNEVGVVEDDYRIDFIREHLEWVHQGIEEGSNCFGYHLWTPIDCWSWANAYKNRYGFISTNIHTQIKTIKKSGHWFKTVAQTNTLTDK from the coding sequence ATGCAACGAACATTTAAAGAGGATTTTTGGTGGGGTGCTGCGACATCAGGACCACAAAGTGAAGGGCGATTTAATAAAAAACATGCGAATATGTTCGATTATTGGTATGAAATTGAGCCAACAGATTTTTATGATCAAGTAGGACCGGATGTTACCTCTAATTTTTACAACAGCTATAAAGAAGATATTGCGTTGATGAAAGAAATTGGGTTAAATAGCGTTCGGACATCGATCCAATGGACACGTTTGATCGACGATTTTGAAACAGGAACGGTCAATGAAGAAGCTGTTCGTTTTTATAATGATGTGATCGATGAGTTTATTGCAGCGGGAATCAGACCTGTCATGAACTTACATCATTTTGATTTGCCTGTGGAATTGTATCACAAATATGGTGGTTGGGAATCAAAACATGTGGTTGATTTATATGTGAAATTTGCTGAAAGATGCTTTGAGCTATTTGGCGATCGTGTCAAAGACTGGTTTACACATAATGAGCCAATCGTTGTGGTTGAAGGAGAATACTTACACCAATTTCACTATCCCAAAATCGTTGATGGAAAAAAGGCAGTTCAAGTAGCGTATAATTTGAATTTAGCTTCTGCAAAAGTAATCCAAGCGTTCAGAAAAATGGGCTTGCAAAACGATGGGGGAAGAATTGGGATCATTTTAAACCTAACACCGACTTATCCAGCTTCTGATAGTCCAGAAGATTTAGCTGCAGCGAATAGTGCAGAGTTATTTAATAATCGGATGTTTTTAGATACGGCTGTTCATGGGGAATTTCCGCAAGAGTTGGTTGAGTTATTCAGAAAAGATGGTGTCCTTTGGGAAAGTACACCAGAAGAATTAGCTTTGATCAAAGAGAATACGATCGATGTATTGGGTGTTAACTTCTATCATCCTAATCGTGTAAAAGCACCTGATATTGCACCAAATAGTGTTGGTGCTTGGTTACCGAATCGCTATTTTGATGAATACAATATGCCAGGACGTCGCATGAATATTGATCGAGGCTGGGAAATCTATCCAAAAGCGTTATATGATATTGCTATCAATATTCGTGATAATTATAAAAATATTCCATGGTTTGTTTCTGAAAATGGTATGGGGATTTCAGGCGAGGAACGATTTATGAATGAAGTAGGTGTTGTCGAAGACGACTATCGTATTGATTTTATTCGGGAGCATTTAGAATGGGTTCATCAAGGGATCGAAGAAGGATCGAACTGTTTTGGCTACCATTTATGGACACCAATCGATTGTTGGTCTTGGGCGAATGCCTATAAGAACCGCTACGGCTTTATCTCTACCAATATCCATACGCAAATCAAGACAATCAAAAAATCTGGGCATTGGTTTAAAACAGTTGCTCAAACCAATACCCTAACCGA
- a CDS encoding helix-turn-helix domain-containing protein gives MKVLLNKEFVFRLEILNSFPRGNNMVMSISDFTNKLSKDRRTIIKNLKSLVNDSKQLECEKYISIVLNDDNTLTVTVAQDFDINYFLLYYLEKSILFNLCLEIYNSTFFDLHSFATKYFYSYSTVYRQTKKLNQILQQYNLSLDLKTSNSIVGKEQNIRFFYFTLFWESYKVLKWPFEEIEFNKLKEVIEKSDEELKTFLAKPNMVIIWLAVTLSRIDKGYFITEEYEFNEPAFPMLSKEQFYSLFFGFSKDFQILLTLDEETWHYEANFLYFSLITSQIYPLKQISTLKLTAFSGLKINTATLITEKWIERFMAELEIALDVNEYFYLYYNLLSLHSRYLYLPGPVETVPCFTNTSYGKIDLFIEYKLILSFLDTLFSVTIIEPLYAQKDALCTFYLLLISELMKSKRPALNIALYSHSSVFQKEFFEEMLIKNLSFPVTFLPYTSNKVDFLVTDVSLTRWLKKDIPTFVWDSTIDQEKINRLTTYLDTIYTQKYKMKIRYPHT, from the coding sequence TTATGTCTATTTCGGATTTCACAAACAAATTATCGAAAGACAGACGAACTATTATCAAAAACCTAAAGTCTTTAGTAAATGATAGTAAACAATTAGAGTGTGAAAAATACATATCTATTGTTTTAAATGATGATAATACGTTGACTGTGACGGTTGCACAGGATTTCGATATCAATTACTTTCTACTTTATTATTTGGAAAAGTCGATTTTATTTAATCTTTGTCTTGAAATTTACAATAGTACTTTCTTTGATTTACATAGTTTTGCGACAAAGTATTTTTACAGTTACTCGACTGTTTATCGACAAACAAAAAAACTAAACCAAATTTTACAGCAATACAATTTAAGTTTAGATTTAAAAACGTCTAATAGTATCGTGGGTAAAGAACAGAACATTCGGTTTTTTTACTTCACATTATTTTGGGAATCTTACAAGGTATTAAAATGGCCATTCGAGGAAATTGAATTTAATAAACTAAAAGAGGTAATTGAAAAAAGTGACGAGGAACTAAAAACTTTTTTAGCAAAGCCAAACATGGTAATTATTTGGCTTGCGGTCACATTGTCCCGTATCGACAAGGGCTATTTCATTACTGAAGAATATGAATTTAATGAGCCAGCTTTTCCTATGCTCTCCAAAGAACAATTTTATTCTCTTTTTTTTGGTTTTTCTAAAGATTTTCAGATTTTATTGACGCTAGATGAGGAAACTTGGCATTATGAAGCCAACTTTTTATATTTTTCGCTCATTACAAGCCAAATCTATCCATTAAAACAAATTTCAACTTTGAAATTAACTGCCTTTTCTGGATTAAAAATAAATACTGCTACTTTGATTACTGAAAAATGGATAGAGAGATTTATGGCTGAACTCGAGATTGCTTTAGATGTTAATGAATATTTTTATCTTTATTACAATTTACTTTCACTCCATAGTAGATATTTGTATTTACCTGGTCCTGTGGAAACGGTCCCTTGTTTTACGAATACGTCTTATGGGAAAATAGATTTATTTATCGAGTATAAACTTATTCTATCTTTTTTGGATACGCTCTTTTCTGTTACTATTATAGAGCCTTTATATGCTCAAAAAGATGCGCTATGTACGTTCTATTTGCTACTTATTTCGGAATTAATGAAAAGTAAACGTCCAGCTTTAAATATTGCGCTCTATTCTCACTCTAGTGTGTTTCAAAAAGAATTTTTTGAAGAGATGTTGATTAAGAACCTTTCATTTCCAGTGACTTTCCTACCTTACACTTCTAACAAGGTTGACTTTTTGGTTACGGATGTTAGCTTGACTAGATGGCTAAAAAAAGATATCCCTACTTTTGTTTGGGATTCAACGATTGATCAAGAAAAAATTAATCGACTCACTACATATCTAGATACAATTTACACCCAAAAATATAAAATGAAGATTAGATATCCTCATACTTAA
- a CDS encoding ABC transporter ATP-binding protein: MLKTEHISFQHQKQLILNDITTSFEKGSHTTITGPSGSGKSTLLKILASLLTPTKGKICFKDQDIETLTPENYRMQVSYCFQQPSLFGETVRDNFMFPYEVRKKEFQESHVLNLLKEVKLPESYLDKKITELSGGEKQRVALIRNVIFLPEVLLLDEVTAGLDEESKAIVNNWLLQLNQEKNITLIRVTHDPEEIAQATIVKKIVAGRLEETE, encoded by the coding sequence TTGTTAAAAACTGAACATATCTCTTTTCAACACCAAAAACAATTAATCCTAAACGATATCACCACATCGTTTGAAAAAGGCAGCCACACAACCATCACAGGACCATCCGGCAGTGGGAAAAGCACTTTACTCAAGATCTTAGCGTCCTTGCTAACACCAACTAAAGGAAAGATATGCTTCAAAGATCAAGACATTGAAACGCTAACTCCAGAAAATTACCGCATGCAGGTTTCCTACTGTTTTCAACAACCTTCACTATTTGGCGAAACCGTACGGGATAATTTTATGTTTCCTTATGAAGTACGTAAAAAAGAATTTCAAGAAAGTCATGTATTGAACTTGTTAAAAGAAGTCAAACTACCTGAAAGTTATCTTGATAAAAAAATCACTGAATTATCAGGGGGTGAAAAACAACGTGTAGCTTTGATCCGCAATGTGATTTTTCTACCTGAAGTGTTACTGTTGGACGAAGTGACAGCGGGGTTAGATGAAGAGAGTAAAGCAATTGTTAATAACTGGTTACTGCAACTAAATCAGGAGAAAAACATTACACTGATTCGCGTAACGCATGATCCAGAGGAGATTGCCCAAGCCACGATCGTTAAAAAAATCGTAGCAGGTAGATTGGAGGAAACTGAATGA